One Halioglobus japonicus DNA segment encodes these proteins:
- a CDS encoding YceI family protein: MRETAKRVGIWGLTMGMMATALPTLAQWELDDAKSSVDFITVKNLAVAESHSFDSLMGFIGQDGNATVTINLDSVNTLIEIRDERMRELLFETAEFPTTTISALIEPDILTAAADGRAMSRDVTFAVSMHGLEKKYTAPVVVFGDEASLRVVTAKPIVVSAADFGLAGGVEALRAVAGLTNISTAVPVSFNLLFEYAR; encoded by the coding sequence ATGCGAGAAACGGCAAAACGAGTGGGTATCTGGGGTCTGACCATGGGCATGATGGCGACCGCACTGCCGACGCTGGCGCAGTGGGAGCTGGACGATGCCAAGTCCAGTGTTGATTTCATCACCGTCAAGAATCTCGCGGTTGCGGAGAGTCACAGCTTTGACAGTCTGATGGGTTTTATCGGCCAGGACGGCAATGCCACGGTGACGATTAACCTGGACAGTGTGAACACGCTGATCGAAATTCGCGATGAACGTATGCGCGAACTGCTCTTTGAAACTGCCGAGTTTCCAACAACGACGATTTCTGCGCTGATAGAGCCCGATATTCTCACCGCGGCTGCCGATGGTCGTGCGATGAGCAGGGACGTTACCTTTGCCGTCAGCATGCACGGTCTGGAGAAGAAATATACGGCGCCGGTGGTGGTATTTGGTGATGAGGCGTCGCTGCGGGTGGTCACTGCAAAGCCTATTGTGGTCAGTGCGGCGGACTTTGGCCTTGCCGGTGGCGTGGAGGCACTGCGAGCAGTGGCCGGCCTGACGAACATCAGCACGGCCGTGCCGGTGAGCTTCAATCTATTGTTCGAATACGCCCGCTAG